Proteins from one Vulgatibacter sp. genomic window:
- a CDS encoding cytochrome-c peroxidase, which produces MHARSAAAGLALRALLTALLLAGCAPDAEAPRLPWAAAPFPAVEAPPENPTTPEKVELGRLLFHDPILSSDRQVACVTCHGQIWGLSDGLPRSIGIGGVGPAGTGRTGPNATPRNAQTIWNAAFRATLFADGRAASLEEQVLFPLADPIEMGRDPEAIAADLREIPAYRALFAAAWPEDEEPIVVQRLLEAIAAFERTLVSDDAPYDRYVAGDEGALSAEAVRGMFLFAEKGCAECHVPPLFESDRYEPTAIASADEGRFAITGDPADRGRFRVPTLRNVRETAPYFHDGSARTLEEAIAAEARGAALGEEEVAAIATFLRKGLMDKSREPKRPLEVPSGLRVPLDGYQIPR; this is translated from the coding sequence GTGCACGCTCGATCCGCTGCCGCCGGTCTCGCTCTGAGAGCGCTGCTCACCGCGCTGCTCCTCGCCGGCTGCGCGCCCGACGCGGAGGCGCCGCGGCTGCCCTGGGCGGCGGCGCCCTTTCCCGCGGTGGAGGCGCCGCCCGAGAATCCCACCACGCCGGAGAAGGTGGAGCTCGGCAGGCTCCTCTTCCACGACCCGATCCTCTCCAGCGACAGGCAGGTGGCGTGCGTCACCTGCCACGGGCAGATCTGGGGTCTCTCCGACGGCCTGCCCCGCTCGATCGGCATCGGCGGCGTGGGCCCCGCCGGCACCGGCCGCACCGGGCCCAACGCCACCCCGCGCAACGCGCAGACGATCTGGAACGCCGCCTTCCGCGCCACGCTCTTCGCCGACGGCAGGGCCGCCTCCCTCGAGGAGCAGGTGCTCTTTCCGCTCGCCGATCCGATCGAGATGGGGCGGGACCCGGAGGCGATCGCCGCCGACCTCCGGGAGATCCCTGCGTACCGCGCGCTCTTCGCCGCAGCCTGGCCCGAGGACGAGGAACCGATCGTGGTGCAGCGGCTGCTCGAGGCGATCGCCGCCTTCGAGCGCACCCTCGTCTCCGACGACGCGCCCTACGATCGCTACGTCGCCGGCGACGAGGGCGCCCTCTCCGCCGAGGCGGTGCGGGGCATGTTTCTCTTCGCGGAGAAGGGCTGCGCCGAATGCCACGTGCCGCCGCTCTTCGAGAGCGATCGCTACGAGCCCACGGCGATCGCCTCCGCGGACGAAGGGCGCTTCGCGATCACCGGCGACCCGGCCGATCGAGGCCGCTTCCGCGTGCCCACCCTGCGCAACGTCCGCGAGACCGCCCCCTACTTCCACGACGGCTCGGCGCGCACCCTCGAGGAGGCGATCGCCGCGGAGGCCCGCGGCGCCGCGCTCGGAGAGGAGGAGGTGGCGGCGATCGCCACCTTCCTGCGCAAGGGGCTGATGGACAAGAGCCGCGAGCCGAAGCGGCCGCTCGAGGTGCCGAGCGGGCTGCGGGTGCCCCTCGACGGCTACCAGATCCCGAGGTGA
- the hemN gene encoding oxygen-independent coproporphyrinogen III oxidase — protein sequence MSLIAKYDRPGPRYTSYPTVPAWTEAFRGENLASKLDEAGAAGDHLPLSLYAHLPFCKEMCTYCGCNVVISMNGQKHAEYVEVVRQEIDLVADRLGGRNQLLQIHYGGGTPTALDEALLVRLWDKITERFSVQRDAEIAIEVDPVVTSREQLALLRGMGFNRISMGVQDFTPEVQRAVNRLQSVGETEALVDYARKLGYRGINFDLIYGLPHQRLETFAKTIDEVIRIGPDRVAIFSYAHVPQQRPHQKKIDVSWLPQGEEKYALFAHARDRLHASGYVSIGMDHFARVDDELAVAQRERRLSRNFQGYTVKPAADIVAVGATAIADVQGAYAQNVRPLGQYYDAIRNGRFATERGAWLSPDDLLRRDAINSIMCNFHLDLSALGAKHGVDAAALLAPSMAKLDEMEKDGLVERTATTLDVTPAGRTFVRNVAMEFDAYLGKPPAPGKKLPIFSRTI from the coding sequence GGACCGAAGCCTTCCGCGGCGAGAACCTCGCCAGCAAGCTCGACGAGGCCGGCGCCGCAGGCGACCACCTGCCTCTCTCCCTCTACGCGCACCTGCCCTTCTGCAAGGAGATGTGCACCTACTGCGGCTGCAACGTGGTCATCTCGATGAACGGGCAGAAGCACGCCGAGTACGTCGAGGTGGTCCGGCAGGAGATCGATCTGGTGGCCGACAGGCTCGGCGGCCGCAACCAGCTCCTCCAGATCCACTACGGCGGCGGCACCCCCACCGCGCTGGACGAGGCGCTGCTCGTCCGGCTCTGGGACAAGATCACCGAGCGCTTCTCGGTGCAGCGCGACGCCGAGATCGCCATCGAGGTCGACCCGGTGGTCACCTCCCGTGAGCAGCTCGCGCTGCTGCGCGGCATGGGCTTCAATCGGATCTCGATGGGCGTGCAGGACTTCACCCCCGAGGTGCAGCGGGCGGTGAACCGGCTCCAGTCCGTGGGCGAGACCGAGGCGCTGGTGGACTACGCCCGCAAGCTCGGCTACCGCGGGATCAACTTCGACCTGATCTACGGCCTGCCCCACCAGCGGCTCGAGACCTTCGCGAAGACCATCGACGAGGTGATCCGGATCGGCCCCGACCGCGTGGCGATCTTCTCCTACGCCCACGTGCCGCAGCAGCGCCCCCACCAGAAGAAGATCGACGTCTCGTGGCTGCCGCAGGGCGAGGAGAAGTACGCGCTCTTCGCCCACGCCCGGGACCGGCTCCACGCCTCGGGCTACGTCTCCATCGGCATGGACCACTTCGCCAGGGTGGACGACGAGCTCGCCGTCGCCCAGCGGGAGCGCCGCCTCTCCCGCAACTTCCAGGGCTATACGGTCAAGCCCGCCGCCGACATCGTCGCCGTGGGCGCCACCGCCATCGCCGACGTGCAGGGCGCCTACGCCCAGAACGTGCGGCCGCTGGGCCAGTACTACGACGCGATCCGCAACGGCCGCTTCGCCACCGAGCGCGGCGCCTGGCTCTCCCCCGACGACCTGCTCCGCCGCGACGCGATCAACTCGATCATGTGCAACTTCCACCTCGACCTCTCCGCCCTTGGCGCCAAGCACGGCGTCGATGCGGCGGCGCTTCTCGCCCCCTCGATGGCGAAGCTCGACGAGATGGAGAAGGACGGCCTGGTGGAGCGCACCGCCACCACCCTCGACGTGACGCCCGCGGGCCGCACCTTCGTCCGCAACGTGGCGATGGAGTTCGACGCGTACCTGGGCAAGCCGCCGGCGCCGGGCAAGAAGCTGCCGATCTTCTCCCGCACGATTTGA
- a CDS encoding DNA-3-methyladenine glycosylase family protein, giving the protein MIASPAPLQLRLDHLQPFPWEALLAFLARRAIPGVEEVEAGSWRRIVSLDGRSGWVEVRPDGQGAALVATVDPSLADRLVPLAARLRRLFDLDADPLGIDAHLATDEALRPSVERLPGLRVPGAVDGFEAAVRAILGQQVTVKGATVLAGRLAERFGTETGTPFAGLRRIFPTPAIVAAAGAGEVARLGMPGARAHAIVELASAVDGGLRLEPGVPIDSTLEQLRALPGFGEWTTHYVAMRALSWANAFPAADLGIRKALGGMKPKEALSRAERWRPWRSYATLRLWEHGGLRG; this is encoded by the coding sequence GTGATCGCATCGCCCGCACCGTTGCAGCTCCGCCTCGACCACCTGCAGCCCTTCCCCTGGGAGGCACTGCTCGCCTTTCTGGCGCGGCGGGCGATCCCCGGCGTGGAGGAGGTGGAGGCAGGCAGCTGGCGCCGCATCGTCTCGCTCGACGGACGCAGCGGCTGGGTCGAGGTGCGGCCGGACGGGCAGGGCGCGGCGCTGGTAGCGACGGTCGATCCCTCCCTCGCCGATCGCCTCGTTCCCCTCGCCGCCCGGCTGCGCCGACTCTTCGATCTCGACGCCGATCCCCTGGGGATCGACGCGCACCTCGCCACGGACGAAGCGCTGCGGCCATCGGTGGAGCGCCTCCCCGGCCTGCGGGTGCCCGGCGCCGTCGACGGCTTCGAGGCGGCGGTGCGCGCGATCCTCGGCCAGCAGGTGACGGTGAAGGGGGCCACCGTGCTCGCCGGCCGCCTCGCGGAGCGCTTCGGCACGGAGACCGGGACGCCTTTCGCCGGGCTGCGGCGGATCTTCCCCACGCCGGCGATCGTCGCCGCCGCAGGGGCCGGGGAGGTGGCGCGCCTCGGCATGCCCGGGGCGCGGGCCCACGCCATCGTGGAGCTCGCCAGCGCCGTCGACGGCGGCCTGCGCCTCGAGCCTGGCGTCCCGATCGATTCGACCCTGGAGCAGCTCCGCGCGCTCCCCGGCTTCGGCGAGTGGACGACGCACTACGTGGCGATGCGTGCGCTCTCCTGGGCCAATGCCTTCCCCGCTGCCGATCTCGGCATTCGCAAGGCGCTCGGCGGGATGAAGCCGAAGGAGGCCCTGTCCCGGGCGGAGCGCTGGCGCCCGTGGCGCTCCTACGCGACCCTGCGCCTCTGGGAGCACGGGGGGCTTCGGGGCTGA
- a CDS encoding 2-hydroxyacid dehydrogenase: MHSLQGMRIAVFDTHRFDREVLEAVNARHGHELTFFEARLGSATASLAGGFPAVCVFVNDRLDEATLRTLHEGGTRLVALRSAGFNNVDLRVAEGLGMRVVRVPEYSPYAVAEHAFAMLLALVRKIPRAAVRVRDSNFSLEGLVGWDLHGKTMGLVGVGRIGHAAARIARGFGMRVLAYDLRPDEKLAAEAGVEFVELDPLYRESDVISLHVPLTPATYHLIDAGALSKMKRGVVLINTGRGALIDSRALIDKLKSGQVGGACLDVYEEEEGIFFHDLSDRVLLDDVLARLISFPNVLITSHQAFLTREALENIAETTLTNVAAFERGEALVNEVKAAQVLR, from the coding sequence ATGCATAGCCTTCAGGGCATGCGCATCGCCGTCTTCGATACCCACCGCTTCGACCGCGAGGTCCTCGAGGCGGTCAATGCCCGCCACGGCCACGAGCTCACCTTCTTCGAGGCCCGCCTCGGATCCGCCACCGCCAGCCTGGCCGGCGGCTTTCCCGCGGTCTGCGTCTTCGTCAACGACCGCCTCGACGAGGCGACGCTGCGGACGCTCCACGAGGGCGGCACCCGGCTCGTCGCCCTGCGCTCGGCGGGCTTCAACAACGTCGACCTCCGGGTGGCGGAGGGGCTGGGCATGCGGGTCGTCCGGGTCCCGGAGTACTCCCCCTACGCGGTGGCGGAGCACGCCTTCGCCATGCTGCTCGCCCTCGTCCGCAAGATCCCCCGGGCGGCGGTCCGGGTCCGGGACTCCAACTTCTCCCTCGAGGGGCTGGTCGGCTGGGATCTCCACGGCAAGACCATGGGCCTGGTGGGCGTCGGGCGGATCGGCCACGCGGCGGCGCGGATCGCCAGGGGCTTCGGGATGCGGGTGCTGGCCTACGACCTGCGGCCGGACGAGAAGCTGGCGGCGGAGGCGGGGGTGGAGTTCGTGGAGCTCGATCCGCTCTACCGCGAGAGCGACGTGATCTCGCTGCACGTGCCGCTCACCCCGGCGACCTACCACCTGATCGACGCGGGGGCGCTCTCGAAGATGAAGCGGGGGGTGGTGCTGATCAACACCGGCCGCGGCGCGCTCATCGACTCGCGGGCGCTGATCGACAAGCTGAAGAGCGGCCAGGTCGGCGGCGCCTGCCTCGACGTCTACGAGGAGGAGGAGGGGATCTTCTTCCACGACCTCTCCGATCGCGTGCTCCTCGACGACGTGCTCGCCCGGCTGATCAGCTTCCCCAACGTGCTCATCACCTCGCACCAGGCCTTCCTCACCAGGGAGGCGCTGGAGAACATCGCCGAGACCACCCTGACCAACGTGGCCGCCTTCGAGCGGGGCGAGGCGCTGGTGAACGAGGTGAAGGCGGCGCAGGTGCTGCGCTGA
- a CDS encoding sigma-70 family RNA polymerase sigma factor: MVAVARQLTDFFAAEPVRPRAVESLTRADRIRGLALRWRDQRDTAARDALLDLHQPLIHAFAKRYPSRLGYEDLVQEAQLGFLRALDTYDPDRGVELSTYARHWIRAYVHRYLLRSWSVVARFTTHEKRRVFFGAGHARRALGLAGQEEEEGDEEKVASRLKVRPEVVREVESARGLHDEALEGSSDDGHERFASCLPGPDDAAIDNERARLLRERLPKALATLDERERMIFLSRFDPDEAVPLEELGARLGVTRERARQLETRARKKLAASFADLVDEETARQAMVAPPRRRCRARSNAAATA; this comes from the coding sequence ATGGTCGCCGTCGCCCGCCAGCTCACCGACTTCTTCGCAGCAGAGCCCGTTCGCCCCCGCGCGGTCGAATCGCTGACCCGCGCCGACCGGATCCGCGGCCTCGCGCTCCGCTGGCGGGACCAGCGCGACACCGCCGCACGCGACGCGCTCCTCGACCTCCACCAGCCGCTCATCCACGCCTTCGCCAAGCGCTATCCCTCCCGCCTGGGCTACGAGGACCTGGTGCAGGAAGCGCAGCTCGGCTTCCTCCGCGCCCTCGATACGTACGACCCGGACCGCGGCGTCGAGCTCTCCACCTACGCCCGCCACTGGATCCGTGCCTACGTCCACCGCTACCTCCTCCGCTCCTGGAGCGTGGTGGCCCGCTTCACCACCCACGAGAAGCGCCGGGTCTTCTTCGGCGCCGGCCACGCCCGCAGGGCGCTGGGCCTCGCCGGCCAGGAGGAGGAGGAGGGCGACGAGGAGAAGGTCGCCTCCCGCCTCAAGGTCCGCCCCGAAGTGGTGCGCGAGGTGGAGTCGGCCCGCGGCCTCCACGACGAGGCCCTCGAGGGGAGCAGCGACGATGGCCACGAGCGCTTCGCCTCGTGCCTCCCCGGCCCGGACGACGCGGCGATCGACAACGAGCGGGCCCGCCTCCTCCGCGAGCGCCTGCCGAAGGCTCTCGCCACCCTCGACGAGCGGGAGCGGATGATCTTCCTCAGCCGCTTCGACCCCGACGAGGCGGTGCCCCTCGAGGAGCTCGGCGCCCGCCTCGGCGTGACCCGCGAGCGTGCCCGCCAGCTCGAGACCCGCGCCCGCAAGAAGCTCGCCGCCTCCTTCGCCGATCTGGTGGACGAGGAGACGGCCCGGCAGGCGATGGTGGCGCCCCCGCGCCGTCGCTGCCGCGCCCGCTCGAACGCCGCCGCCACTGCCTGA
- a CDS encoding SO2930 family diheme c-type cytochrome, whose translation MTRLVWIAIGALVAACSGGGGGEKRQGQADVPETLAEWGLFADGAQQLPADDVHPYEVIAPLYSDYTAKYRFIRLPEGGRIDYRADGPWQFPEGTVVVKTFSMPHDQRDPAAGERLLETRLLVRERNHWRPHTYVWNEAQTEAKRAIAGVRLPIEWKHFDGGTRSLTYRVPNTNQCHGCHGEHEASELLGVRTAQLDRDFDFGSGPVNQIDHFAALGLFAQAPPAQRERLVDPFGDAPLEQRARAYLEANCAHCHHENGAAWETGLWLSTATTNPVDLGICRRPFSAGEATGGRPFDIVPGHPEQSVMVFRMASADPEIKMPELPTQIPHDEAIELITDWIAGMSPAGCP comes from the coding sequence GTGACGAGGCTCGTCTGGATCGCGATCGGTGCACTCGTCGCAGCCTGCAGCGGCGGCGGCGGTGGCGAAAAGAGGCAGGGGCAGGCAGACGTCCCCGAGACCCTGGCGGAGTGGGGCCTCTTCGCCGACGGGGCGCAGCAGCTGCCGGCGGATGACGTCCATCCCTACGAGGTGATCGCGCCGCTCTACTCCGACTACACGGCGAAATACCGCTTCATCCGCCTGCCCGAAGGCGGCCGGATCGACTACCGAGCCGACGGCCCCTGGCAATTTCCCGAGGGCACGGTGGTGGTGAAGACCTTCTCCATGCCCCACGACCAGCGCGACCCCGCCGCAGGCGAGCGGCTCCTCGAGACCCGCCTGCTCGTCCGCGAGCGGAACCACTGGCGGCCGCACACCTACGTCTGGAACGAGGCGCAGACCGAGGCGAAGCGCGCCATCGCCGGCGTGCGGCTGCCGATCGAGTGGAAGCACTTCGACGGCGGCACCCGATCGCTCACCTACCGCGTCCCCAACACCAACCAATGCCACGGCTGCCACGGCGAGCACGAGGCGAGCGAGCTCCTCGGCGTGCGCACCGCGCAGCTCGATCGCGACTTCGATTTCGGCAGCGGGCCGGTCAACCAGATCGACCACTTCGCGGCGCTGGGCCTCTTCGCCCAGGCGCCGCCTGCGCAGCGCGAGCGCCTCGTCGATCCCTTCGGAGACGCGCCCCTCGAGCAGCGCGCCCGCGCCTACCTCGAGGCCAACTGCGCCCACTGCCACCACGAGAACGGCGCCGCCTGGGAGACGGGGCTCTGGCTCTCCACCGCCACCACCAATCCGGTGGACCTCGGCATCTGCAGGCGGCCCTTCTCCGCCGGCGAGGCCACCGGCGGCAGGCCCTTCGACATCGTCCCCGGCCACCCCGAGCAATCGGTGATGGTCTTCCGGATGGCCTCCGCCGATCCGGAGATCAAGATGCCGGAGCTGCCCACCCAGATCCCGCACGACGAGGCGATCGAGCTGATCACCGATTGGATCGCAGGGATGAGCCCCGCAGGCTGTCCCTGA
- a CDS encoding parallel beta-helix domain-containing protein: MSRAIRLSVAALGLLAAACGDDTAEDRQPAETCTTTLAPSADDQTAVQEAFIQAASGSTLCFSDGTYTFTDELSLTVPGITLRGVGDGAILDFAGQEAGANGINVTGDDFAVENLVIKNTPGDGIRVSNVDGVTFRKLRVSWDAGSVTENGAYAIYPVGCTNVLVEDCEVTGASDAGIYVGQSRSIVVRRNVAHGNVAGIEIENSTGAEVYENEAFDNTGGILVFNLPNLPAGMGERVLVRDNVVADNNRENFAPAGNIVAMVPPGTGLMILAADQTELKNNEVTGNDSAGVFVVSYQTVEQLGAGGAEDPDFDKYSSATWIHDNTFENNGSAAHAPLTAFRTTGADVIFDGWDDPDDETNALCVADNGATTFFNLRIGENKQTSLSSFSCTLDPLPPVSL, translated from the coding sequence ATGTCCCGCGCCATCCGCCTCTCCGTTGCGGCCCTCGGCCTCCTGGCTGCAGCCTGCGGCGACGACACCGCCGAGGATCGGCAGCCTGCCGAGACCTGCACCACCACGCTCGCGCCCTCCGCCGACGACCAGACCGCGGTGCAGGAGGCCTTCATCCAGGCGGCCTCGGGCAGCACCCTCTGCTTCTCCGACGGGACCTACACCTTCACCGACGAGCTCTCGCTCACCGTGCCGGGGATCACCCTGCGCGGCGTCGGCGACGGCGCGATCCTCGACTTCGCCGGGCAGGAGGCCGGCGCCAACGGGATCAACGTCACCGGCGACGACTTCGCCGTCGAGAACCTCGTGATCAAGAACACGCCGGGCGACGGCATCCGCGTCTCCAACGTGGACGGGGTCACCTTCCGCAAGCTCCGCGTCTCCTGGGACGCGGGCTCGGTCACCGAGAACGGCGCCTACGCCATCTACCCGGTGGGCTGCACCAACGTGCTGGTCGAGGATTGCGAGGTGACCGGCGCCTCGGACGCGGGCATCTACGTCGGCCAGTCCCGGAGCATCGTGGTGCGCCGCAACGTCGCCCACGGCAACGTCGCCGGCATCGAGATCGAGAACAGCACCGGCGCCGAGGTCTACGAGAACGAGGCCTTCGACAACACCGGCGGCATCCTCGTCTTCAACCTGCCCAACCTGCCGGCGGGCATGGGCGAGCGGGTGCTGGTCCGCGACAACGTGGTGGCGGACAACAACCGCGAGAACTTCGCCCCCGCAGGCAACATCGTGGCGATGGTGCCGCCCGGCACCGGCCTGATGATCCTCGCCGCCGACCAGACCGAGCTGAAGAACAACGAGGTCACGGGCAACGACAGCGCCGGCGTCTTCGTGGTGAGCTACCAGACCGTGGAGCAGCTGGGCGCCGGCGGAGCGGAGGATCCCGACTTCGACAAATACTCGTCGGCCACCTGGATCCACGACAACACCTTCGAGAACAACGGCAGCGCCGCCCACGCGCCGCTCACCGCCTTCCGGACCACCGGCGCCGACGTGATCTTCGACGGCTGGGACGATCCGGACGACGAGACCAACGCGCTCTGCGTCGCCGACAACGGCGCGACCACCTTTTTCAACCTCCGCATCGGCGAGAACAAGCAGACCAGCCTCTCGAGCTTCTCGTGCACGCTCGATCCGCTGCCGCCGGTCTCGCTCTGA